In a single window of the Myxococcales bacterium genome:
- a CDS encoding prepilin-type N-terminal cleavage/methylation domain-containing protein — MKRTNARRAGFGSQTGYSLIEVIVAISILVIGILATVPMLAFNVKANTSGGKFGYANYLATRKLEQIRSWPIYAGNSGLSTADTTGIGIANTKLFPSGATEAILSDNGIETYYITTTILRNGYDTLFSGGGDCAPYLFKTSPTTGKGYDESAGIASGTSLNTFTTGEYCSSGTRGEDFKIIRVRVQWNDNFGLHTIYRFQYIAGF, encoded by the coding sequence ATGAAACGAACCAATGCACGGCGAGCCGGGTTCGGCAGTCAGACGGGATATTCATTAATCGAGGTCATCGTCGCCATCAGCATTCTGGTGATCGGTATCCTGGCGACGGTTCCGATGTTGGCGTTCAACGTCAAGGCCAATACTTCCGGCGGGAAATTCGGCTACGCCAACTATCTGGCGACCCGCAAGCTGGAGCAGATCCGCAGTTGGCCGATCTACGCCGGCAACAGCGGCTTGTCCACCGCGGATACCACCGGCATCGGCATCGCCAATACCAAGCTGTTTCCTTCGGGCGCCACGGAAGCGATTCTCAGCGATAACGGCATTGAAACCTATTACATCACCACGACGATCCTGCGGAACGGCTACGATACGCTGTTCAGCGGCGGCGGCGATTGTGCTCCGTACCTGTTTAAAACCTCGCCGACAACCGGCAAGGGCTACGACGAATCCGCCGGCATTGCTTCCGGCACGTCGCTCAACACTTTCACCACCGGTGAATACTGCAGTTCCGGCACGCGCGGCGAGGATTTCAAGATCATCCGGGTGCGGGTGCAATGGAACGACAATTTCGGCCTTCACACGATTTATCGCTTTCAGTATATCGCGGGATTTTAG
- a CDS encoding prepilin-type N-terminal cleavage/methylation domain-containing protein, whose translation MMKTPAKTKGRRGFTLIELVIVIAIIGIMAAVAFLSILHYRMVIRVNSSARDLAGQIRQARAQAIHDDAPALVYFYPGGSSGDTYMVAKDNDENPTNGFTSGKTYKLEENIVFGYYPTMQNVPGHKSPGRNAACGVDINPSESCSRMYVYFRRDGGANYQGVVYLAPYEDVCPACTGKRDDRQRAVDWEGPTGRIRLWKWSRQTQSWY comes from the coding sequence ATGATGAAAACCCCAGCCAAAACCAAGGGACGCAGAGGTTTTACGTTAATCGAGCTGGTCATCGTGATCGCCATTATCGGCATCATGGCGGCTGTCGCCTTTCTTTCCATTTTGCATTACCGCATGGTGATCCGAGTCAACTCGTCCGCGCGCGATCTGGCCGGGCAGATTCGCCAGGCGCGGGCGCAGGCGATCCACGACGACGCGCCGGCGTTGGTTTATTTCTATCCGGGCGGCTCCAGCGGCGATACCTACATGGTCGCCAAGGATAACGACGAGAATCCGACGAACGGCTTCACCTCGGGTAAAACCTACAAACTGGAAGAAAATATCGTCTTCGGATACTACCCGACCATGCAAAACGTTCCGGGGCATAAAAGTCCCGGGCGCAATGCCGCTTGCGGAGTCGATATCAATCCCAGCGAGAGTTGCTCCCGGATGTACGTGTATTTCCGCCGCGATGGCGGGGCCAATTACCAGGGCGTGGTTTATTTGGCGCCCTATGAAGACGTTTGCCCAGCCTGCACCGGCAAACGCGACGACCGCCAGCGGGCGGTGGACTGGGAAGGCCCGACGGGACGGATACGCTTGTGGAAGTGGTCGCGACAGACCCAATCCTGGTACTAA
- a CDS encoding sigma-54-dependent Fis family transcriptional regulator, whose amino-acid sequence MSDLKHVLVVDDEEGLRYTLSVLLKKRGFRVSTAENGKVALDALASLTPDFILCDLRMPEIDGMDFLRRAIQSGFDKPIIMMSAYGTVDEAVEAMRLGAFDYISKPFKRDEIQVVLDRAVEREMLRAENRQLRQDALAAADREILTDDPRMRELLGLVRKIAAFKTTVLITGESGTGKELIARMIHRHSPRSAGPFIAINCGAIPEHLLESELFGHAKGAFTDAVGSKVGLITAAGGGTLFLDEVGELPLLLQVKLLRVLQEEKLRPVGSNQEIAVDLRVVAATAADLDRLVAEGRFREDLYYRLNVFHLRVPPLRERPADLPLLTRHFIQKIAKQHTLPSCELSPEAARTIEGYSWPGNVRELENAMERAVVLAGGRAIESADLPERVRREQSERLPIDSGNLSVKQNIREVERRLIEEALQRAHGNKTKAAKMLDLSLRALLYKIKDYQLEAVSRASAE is encoded by the coding sequence ATGAGTGATTTGAAGCACGTGCTGGTGGTCGACGATGAGGAAGGGCTGCGCTATACCCTGAGCGTTTTGCTGAAGAAACGGGGTTTTCGCGTCAGCACGGCCGAAAACGGCAAGGTCGCCCTCGACGCGCTGGCCAGCCTGACGCCCGATTTCATCCTGTGCGATCTGCGCATGCCCGAAATCGACGGCATGGATTTTCTGCGGCGGGCCATCCAGAGCGGTTTCGACAAACCCATCATCATGATGAGCGCCTACGGCACGGTCGACGAAGCGGTCGAGGCGATGCGCCTGGGCGCGTTCGATTACATCAGCAAGCCTTTTAAGCGAGATGAAATCCAGGTGGTCCTGGACCGGGCGGTCGAACGGGAGATGCTGCGGGCCGAAAACCGGCAGTTGCGACAGGACGCGCTCGCGGCGGCGGATCGGGAAATCCTGACCGACGATCCGCGCATGCGGGAACTGCTGGGCCTGGTCCGCAAGATCGCCGCTTTCAAAACGACCGTTCTGATTACCGGCGAATCGGGAACGGGCAAGGAATTGATCGCCCGGATGATCCACCGCCACAGCCCGCGGAGCGCCGGACCGTTCATCGCGATCAACTGCGGCGCGATCCCCGAGCATTTGCTGGAAAGCGAGCTGTTCGGCCATGCCAAGGGCGCCTTCACCGATGCGGTCGGCAGCAAGGTCGGCTTGATCACCGCCGCCGGCGGCGGCACGCTTTTTCTGGATGAGGTCGGCGAATTGCCGCTGTTGCTGCAAGTCAAATTGCTGCGGGTGCTGCAGGAGGAAAAACTGCGCCCCGTCGGTTCCAACCAGGAAATCGCCGTCGATCTAAGGGTAGTCGCCGCCACGGCCGCCGATCTCGATCGTCTGGTGGCCGAAGGTCGCTTTCGCGAGGATCTCTATTATCGCCTCAACGTCTTTCATCTGCGCGTGCCGCCGCTGCGGGAACGCCCGGCTGATCTGCCGCTGCTGACGCGGCATTTCATCCAGAAAATCGCCAAACAGCACACCTTGCCGAGTTGTGAATTGTCGCCGGAAGCGGCGCGAACGATCGAGGGTTATTCCTGGCCGGGAAATGTCCGCGAGCTGGAAAACGCCATGGAACGCGCGGTGGTGCTGGCGGGCGGGCGGGCGATCGAATCGGCCGACTTGCCCGAGCGGGTTCGGCGGGAACAAAGCGAGCGCCTGCCGATCGACAGCGGCAATTTGTCGGTCAAGCAAAACATCCGTGAAGTCGAACGTCGCCTGATCGAGGAAGCCCTCCAGCGCGCCCACGGAAACAAGACGAAGGCGGCCAAGATGCTGGATCTGTCGCTCCGCGCCTTGCTGTATAAAATCAAAGACTATCAATTAGAAGCGGTTTCCCGCGCCTCCGCGGAATGA
- a CDS encoding HAMP domain-containing protein, with protein sequence MGIKQRLLRSMSLGPITGLRARIVLLMALLTTLMVVLFGFVVIRLLEHHLIQQKRAQGRSILLAMQAHFDLWEDVREHSAGRTTLPPLTMFVQEMAYNLELSSLVIVDEKQNVIGHSRSALLGFVLSEPELARAIQERKLLHRTIGAETDKPEMLFYGPLYQRGKILGGVRFSLPLDDLYAALAGTRRILMLYALMDALVIVLFGSLFLWWALVRPVEAMSAATERMVAGDYRVSLRHRGEDEIGRLSRALHKLATTLQDRDAVNRRQLEKLAKTNLELQQAHDQLLHSDRLAYVGRMAAGVAHEVGNPLGAIYGYLEILHDAESGRESSEIIRRLETEISRIDKIMKELLDFSRLRDEKPDQVDLLRAAGEAVELMRGQRGLDKVRVTIEPAAAPPTVELNSQQFKQTLLNILLNAADAMNGQGAIRIDAERRAFDKSELMEARLPGAPPEEAVPFTDLQARGIVFSDGIGPGPGAPTVHFSITDDGPGMAPEVLGQIFQPFFTTKPPGKGTGLGLAVCHRLVSALGGIIRVESRPGVGTRVTLIYPAVETDGEHE encoded by the coding sequence TTGGGTATTAAACAGCGCCTATTGCGGTCGATGAGCCTGGGCCCGATCACCGGGTTGCGCGCGCGGATCGTCCTGCTGATGGCGCTCTTGACCACTTTGATGGTCGTCCTGTTCGGTTTCGTCGTCATTCGGCTGCTCGAACATCACCTGATTCAGCAGAAGCGCGCACAGGGCCGGTCGATCCTGCTGGCGATGCAGGCGCATTTCGATTTGTGGGAAGATGTCCGGGAACATAGCGCCGGCCGGACCACCTTGCCGCCGCTGACGATGTTCGTGCAGGAAATGGCCTACAACCTCGAATTGTCCAGCCTGGTCATCGTCGACGAAAAACAAAACGTCATCGGCCACAGCCGTTCGGCGTTGCTCGGCTTCGTGCTGTCCGAACCGGAATTGGCGCGCGCCATTCAGGAACGGAAATTGCTGCACCGCACGATCGGCGCCGAGACCGACAAGCCCGAAATGCTTTTTTACGGGCCGCTCTATCAACGCGGCAAGATTCTGGGCGGCGTCCGGTTCAGCCTGCCGCTCGACGACCTCTACGCGGCGCTCGCCGGCACCCGCCGCATTCTCATGCTCTACGCCCTGATGGACGCCCTGGTGATCGTGCTGTTCGGCTCGCTGTTTCTCTGGTGGGCGCTGGTCCGGCCGGTCGAGGCGATGTCGGCGGCGACCGAACGCATGGTGGCGGGCGATTACCGCGTGTCCCTGCGCCACCGCGGCGAGGACGAAATCGGCCGATTGAGCCGCGCGTTGCACAAGCTGGCGACCACCCTGCAAGACCGCGACGCCGTCAATCGGCGGCAACTGGAAAAGCTGGCCAAGACGAATCTCGAGCTGCAACAGGCGCACGATCAATTGTTGCATTCCGATCGCCTGGCGTACGTCGGCCGCATGGCCGCTGGAGTCGCGCACGAAGTCGGCAATCCGCTCGGCGCGATTTACGGGTATCTGGAAATTCTGCACGATGCTGAAAGCGGCCGCGAATCGTCGGAAATCATCCGCCGGTTGGAAACCGAAATCTCCCGCATCGATAAAATCATGAAGGAGCTGCTCGATTTTTCCCGCTTGCGCGACGAGAAACCCGATCAGGTTGATCTGCTGCGGGCCGCCGGCGAAGCGGTCGAACTGATGCGCGGCCAGCGCGGCCTGGACAAGGTCCGGGTGACGATCGAACCCGCCGCCGCGCCGCCGACGGTCGAACTGAACTCGCAGCAGTTCAAACAAACCCTGCTCAATATTTTATTGAACGCCGCCGACGCGATGAACGGTCAAGGCGCGATCCGGATCGACGCCGAACGGCGGGCGTTCGACAAGTCGGAATTGATGGAAGCCCGGCTGCCCGGAGCGCCGCCGGAAGAGGCAGTCCCCTTTACCGACCTCCAGGCGCGGGGTATTGTTTTTTCCGACGGCATCGGGCCGGGTCCGGGCGCGCCGACGGTTCATTTTTCCATTACCGACGACGGTCCCGGAATGGCGCCGGAAGTGCTCGGCCAGATTTTTCAGCCGTTCTTTACGACCAAACCGCCCGGCAAGGGGACGGGATTGGGCCTGGCGGTGTGCCATCGCCTGGTTTCGGCGCTGGGGGGCATCATCCGGGTGGAAAGCCGGCCGGGCGTGGGCACGCGGGTCACCCTGATTTATCCCGCGGTGGAGACTGACGGCGAGCATGAGTGA
- a CDS encoding prepilin peptidase, giving the protein MAVVGLLFGLTIGSFLNVVIWRLPRGESLAFPGSHCPKCETPIHWYDNIPVLSYLLLGGKCRACGEPIAIRYPLIELANGVFLAASLYRYGLKVGLVWYLFFAALLVVTMIDLDHKIIPNVISLPGIPLGLLLNMFWLSRDWRNGLIDGGIGILLGGGLLLAVALGYYAIFKREGMGMGDPKLLAMIGAFVGWTGVVFTLLVASVVGTIVGILAIGFGGKDRRFEFPFGPFLSLGAVLYVWVGPPLVRWYLGY; this is encoded by the coding sequence ATGGCGGTGGTGGGGCTGTTGTTCGGTCTGACGATCGGTTCGTTTCTGAACGTCGTCATCTGGCGGCTACCACGGGGCGAATCGCTGGCGTTTCCGGGCAGCCATTGCCCGAAGTGCGAGACGCCGATCCATTGGTACGACAATATCCCGGTGCTGTCCTACCTGTTGTTGGGCGGAAAATGCCGCGCCTGCGGCGAGCCGATCGCGATCCGCTATCCGCTGATCGAACTGGCCAATGGGGTGTTTCTGGCGGCTTCGCTGTACCGGTACGGCCTGAAGGTCGGGCTGGTCTGGTATCTGTTTTTCGCGGCGTTGCTGGTCGTGACGATGATCGATCTGGATCACAAGATCATCCCCAACGTCATCAGTCTGCCCGGCATTCCGCTCGGCCTGTTGTTGAATATGTTCTGGCTGTCGCGGGACTGGCGCAACGGGTTGATCGACGGCGGCATCGGCATTTTGCTCGGCGGCGGGCTGCTGCTGGCGGTCGCGCTGGGCTATTACGCCATCTTCAAGCGCGAAGGGATGGGGATGGGCGATCCGAAGCTGCTGGCGATGATCGGGGCGTTCGTCGGTTGGACCGGCGTCGTGTTCACCCTGCTGGTCGCCAGCGTCGTCGGCACGATCGTCGGCATCCTGGCGATCGGTTTCGGCGGCAAGGACCGCCGGTTCGAATTTCCGTTCGGGCCGTTCCTGTCGTTGGGCGCGGTGCTTTACGTCTGGGTCGGCCCGCCGTTGGTGCGGTGGTATCTTGGGTATTAA